The following are from one region of the Streptomyces rubrogriseus genome:
- the purS gene encoding phosphoribosylformylglycinamidine synthase subunit PurS has translation MARVVVDVMLKPEILDPQGQAVQRALPRLGFEGISDVRQGKRFELEVDGPVDDAALARIHDLAESFLANTVIEDFTVKVESEDVVAGAAK, from the coding sequence GTGGCACGCGTCGTAGTCGACGTCATGCTCAAGCCGGAGATCCTCGACCCCCAGGGCCAGGCGGTGCAGCGCGCACTGCCGCGACTGGGTTTCGAAGGGATCTCGGACGTCCGCCAGGGAAAGCGATTCGAACTGGAAGTGGACGGGCCGGTCGACGACGCCGCCCTCGCCCGCATCCATGATCTTGCGGAATCCTTCCTCGCCAACACCGTGATCGAGGACTTCACCGTCAAGGTCGAGTCCGAAGACGTGGTCGCGGGGGCGGCGAAGTGA
- a CDS encoding histone-like nucleoid-structuring protein Lsr2, protein MAQRVVVTLFDDIDGSEAAETIAFGVDGRMYEIDLNEANARKLRKALEPYVSAGRKRSRSGKAYRQTEVAPDPAAVRAWAQANKMDVPARGRIPKKVYEAFAEAR, encoded by the coding sequence GTGGCGCAGCGTGTCGTGGTCACTCTCTTTGACGACATCGACGGCTCGGAAGCGGCGGAGACGATCGCCTTCGGAGTCGACGGCCGGATGTACGAGATCGACCTGAACGAAGCCAATGCCCGGAAACTGCGCAAGGCGCTCGAGCCGTACGTCTCGGCCGGCCGCAAGCGCTCCCGGTCCGGCAAGGCCTACCGGCAGACGGAGGTCGCCCCCGACCCGGCGGCGGTCCGCGCCTGGGCCCAGGCGAACAAGATGGACGTGCCCGCGCGGGGCCGGATCCCGAAGAAGGTGTACGAGGCGTTCGCCGAGGCGCGGTGA
- a CDS encoding ABC transporter ATP-binding protein yields the protein MQTNEHEHVIEVTDLRRVYGGGFEAVRGIDFSVRRGEVFALLGTNGAGKTSTVELLEGLAAPAGGRVRVLGHDPYTERAAVRPRTGVMLQEGGFPSELTVAETARMWAGCVSGARPPAEVLALVGLEAKSDTRVKQLSGGQRRRLDLALALLGDPEVLFLDEPSTGLDAEGRRDTWELVGALRDQGTTVLLTTHYLEEAEHLADRLAIMHDGRIAATGTPAEVTAAQPSHISFELPDGYFVGDLPPLAELGVSDHEIDGRTVKLRTRELQRAATGLLVWAAQAAVELRRLDVRSASLEEAFLSIAKQVSARSDGTATDTTEKEYAA from the coding sequence ATGCAAACGAACGAGCACGAACACGTGATTGAGGTCACCGACCTTCGGCGTGTGTACGGGGGCGGGTTCGAGGCCGTGCGCGGAATCGACTTCTCCGTGCGCCGCGGTGAGGTCTTCGCCCTGCTCGGCACCAACGGCGCCGGCAAGACGTCGACGGTCGAGCTCCTGGAGGGGCTGGCCGCCCCGGCCGGCGGACGGGTGCGGGTCCTCGGACACGACCCGTACACCGAGCGGGCCGCCGTGCGCCCCCGCACCGGGGTCATGCTCCAGGAGGGCGGCTTCCCCTCCGAGCTGACGGTCGCCGAGACGGCACGGATGTGGGCCGGGTGCGTCAGCGGCGCCCGGCCGCCGGCCGAGGTGCTGGCGCTGGTCGGTCTGGAGGCGAAGTCCGACACCCGCGTGAAGCAGCTGTCCGGGGGCCAGCGGCGCCGCCTGGACCTGGCGCTCGCGCTGCTCGGCGACCCCGAGGTGCTCTTCCTCGACGAGCCCAGCACCGGCCTGGACGCCGAAGGCCGCCGGGACACCTGGGAGTTGGTGGGCGCCCTGCGCGACCAGGGCACGACGGTGCTGCTGACCACGCACTACCTGGAGGAGGCCGAGCACCTCGCCGACCGGCTCGCGATCATGCACGACGGCCGGATCGCCGCCACCGGCACCCCGGCCGAGGTGACCGCCGCGCAGCCGTCCCACATCTCCTTCGAACTGCCCGACGGCTACTTCGTGGGCGACCTGCCGCCGCTGGCCGAACTCGGGGTGAGCGACCACGAGATCGACGGCCGGACGGTGAAGCTGCGCACCCGGGAACTCCAGCGCGCGGCCACCGGCCTGCTGGTGTGGGCCGCGCAGGCCGCGGTGGAGCTGCGCCGCCTGGACGTGCGCTCGGCCTCCCTGGAGGAGGCCTTCCTCAGCATCGCCAAGCAGGTGTCGGCGAGGTCGGACGGCACCGCGACGGACACGACGGAGAAGGAGTACGCGGCATGA